The Candidatus Zymogenus saltonus genome includes a window with the following:
- the tsaA gene encoding tRNA (N6-threonylcarbamoyladenosine(37)-N6)-methyltransferase TrmO, which produces MSKKSGDLLDIHLKPIGTIRTPYRETAPFQPIESETGDGEFKIILLPEYEAGLEELSKFRYIYVLSYLNRAGAGGRMKVSPPWAGGREVGLFASRSSSRPNPIGLSIVKVLRIEANELFTSSMDLLDNTPLLDIKPYFKDLDAKEDANCGWLEGTEGRGRFIDHIRGASNTDGYTHGGDDRKDE; this is translated from the coding sequence ATGTCCAAAAAGAGCGGGGATCTCCTCGACATCCACCTGAAACCGATAGGGACGATAAGAACGCCCTACAGGGAAACGGCGCCCTTTCAGCCTATCGAATCGGAGACCGGCGATGGGGAATTCAAAATCATCCTGCTCCCCGAGTACGAGGCGGGCCTCGAGGAGCTCTCCAAATTCAGGTATATCTACGTCTTGTCCTACCTGAACAGGGCTGGAGCCGGAGGGAGGATGAAGGTGTCGCCCCCCTGGGCCGGGGGAAGAGAGGTGGGGCTGTTTGCCAGCAGGTCCTCCAGCCGGCCGAACCCGATTGGGCTCTCGATAGTGAAGGTCCTTCGCATCGAGGCAAACGAGCTATTTACATCCTCCATGGACCTGTTAGACAACACCCCCCTCCTCGACATCAAGCCGTATTTCAAAGACCTCGACGCAAAGGAGGACGCAAACTGCGGCTGGCTCGAGGGTACGGAGGGGAGAGGGCGATTCATAGACCACATCCGGGGGGCGTCCAATACGGACGGTTATACCCACGGGGGAGACGACCGGAAGGACGAGTAA
- the zapB gene encoding cell division protein ZapB — protein MDFDRFKVLEEKIDLLVKKCSELKDDNLRLSQTLAQKDLEVRELRKEIDRITSGREEADSRIEDLLKKMEIL, from the coding sequence ATGGATTTCGATAGATTTAAGGTTTTAGAAGAGAAGATAGATTTACTTGTAAAAAAATGTTCTGAGTTGAAGGATGATAATCTTAGGCTCAGCCAAACGTTAGCTCAAAAAGATCTGGAGGTTAGAGAGCTTCGAAAGGAGATTGATAGGATAACATCGGGAAGGGAGGAGGCCGATTCAAGGATTGAAGACCTTTTGAAGAAGATGGAGATTTTATAG
- a CDS encoding carbonic anhydrase, translating into MKHKNVITDFSSREHTPAVDETAFVHPLGAVIGNVTIGRRVLVSPFASVRGDEGQPLFVGDESNVQDGVIIHALETEEDGVEIPKNLVEADGKKYAVYIGKRVSLAHQVQIHGPAKVDDDTFIGMQTLVFKSEVGKSAVVEPGCILMGVKVAGGRYVPAGTVLKDQGDADRLPSITNDYPFKTLNAGVVHVNTALADGYNKAEFFKNK; encoded by the coding sequence ATGAAGCATAAAAACGTAATAACCGATTTTTCGTCGAGGGAACACACGCCCGCGGTCGACGAGACCGCCTTCGTCCATCCCCTGGGCGCCGTAATAGGAAACGTGACGATCGGAAGGAGGGTATTGGTCTCCCCCTTCGCCTCGGTTCGAGGGGACGAGGGCCAGCCCCTCTTTGTCGGCGATGAATCAAATGTTCAGGACGGGGTGATTATCCATGCCCTTGAGACCGAAGAGGATGGAGTAGAAATACCGAAAAACCTCGTCGAGGCGGACGGGAAAAAGTACGCCGTATACATCGGCAAGCGGGTCTCTCTGGCCCATCAGGTTCAGATCCACGGACCGGCCAAGGTCGACGACGACACGTTTATAGGAATGCAGACCCTCGTCTTCAAATCGGAGGTGGGAAAGAGCGCAGTGGTGGAGCCGGGATGCATCCTGATGGGGGTCAAGGTGGCCGGGGGCCGCTACGTCCCCGCGGGAACGGTGCTGAAGGATCAGGGAGATGCGGACAGGTTGCCTTCGATCACCAACGATTACCCCTTCAAGACGTTGAACGCCGGTGTCGTCCACGTGAACACCGCCTTGGCCGACGGATACAACAAGGCCGAATTTTTCAAGAATAAGTGA
- a CDS encoding roadblock/LC7 domain-containing protein yields the protein MLYLDAIKKLVERIPGATGCIMVDNNGEEIVVYAKDNEYQMKLLGAHMVPIHKRLEAISQRIDSGDYSEIVVRTDNFYIITSPIQKENYLILRLAPTPSITPSIMNLKEAIRDIIEED from the coding sequence GTGTTGTATCTTGACGCAATAAAGAAGCTTGTTGAGAGAATCCCAGGGGCGACCGGATGTATAATGGTCGACAACAACGGGGAGGAGATAGTGGTCTATGCAAAGGACAACGAGTATCAGATGAAGCTTCTTGGAGCGCACATGGTCCCCATCCACAAACGCCTCGAGGCCATATCTCAAAGGATCGATTCCGGGGACTACAGCGAGATAGTCGTAAGAACCGATAACTTCTACATCATAACCTCCCCAATCCAAAAAGAGAACTATCTCATTCTGAGACTTGCGCCCACCCCAAGCATAACCCCTTCCATAATGAATCTCAAGGAGGCCATAAGGGATATTATCGAGGAAGACTGA
- a CDS encoding VOC family protein: MRIKGLSQVGMAVKDLKKSLRFYTEVLEFPIISIKELPSGVIKEVYGLKDDQKVKFAVLRTGWGTIIELFELPHLKSGAKADPDRPAMTHVALDVGNIKRAKKRLAEAGIDTVSGPMLVEGTEVMFLKDPDGHLVELIDMGIFYYINRYIGSIVGSLISKLKYGDLDKI; encoded by the coding sequence ATGAGAATAAAGGGATTGAGCCAGGTGGGGATGGCGGTCAAAGATTTAAAAAAGAGCCTCCGGTTCTACACCGAGGTCCTGGAATTTCCGATCATCTCGATCAAGGAGCTGCCGTCCGGGGTGATCAAGGAGGTATACGGGCTCAAGGACGATCAAAAGGTGAAGTTCGCCGTCCTCCGGACGGGGTGGGGAACGATAATCGAGCTCTTCGAGCTGCCCCATCTGAAAAGCGGGGCTAAGGCCGACCCCGACCGCCCCGCCATGACGCACGTCGCCCTGGACGTGGGAAACATCAAGAGGGCGAAAAAACGTCTGGCCGAGGCCGGGATTGATACCGTCTCGGGGCCGATGTTGGTCGAGGGGACGGAGGTCATGTTCCTTAAAGACCCGGACGGCCACCTGGTCGAGCTTATCGACATGGGGATATTCTATTACATCAACAGGTACATCGGTTCGATCGTAGGCTCGCTGATCTCTAAATTGAAATATGGAGATCTCGACAAGATTTAG
- a CDS encoding 5-formyltetrahydrofolate cyclo-ligase — MIQKVDLKNLDKADLRISILKERECLDNREVARKSEIICRKLIETPFFEDAVYLGLYSPVRNEVKTDNIFDFAKGLGKRVGFPITSKSIGRLLFFEVEALEELSVGTFGINEPPSLKKSFISLDKIDLLIIPGVVFDERGHRVGYGGGYYDRLTGENDLRAVKAALAFDMQIVENLPAEPHDKKVDYIITESRMIKCL; from the coding sequence ATGATCCAGAAAGTAGATTTAAAAAATTTGGATAAAGCAGATCTGAGGATTTCTATCCTTAAAGAGAGGGAGTGTTTAGATAATAGGGAGGTTGCTCGAAAAAGCGAGATAATTTGCAGGAAACTGATAGAAACCCCGTTTTTCGAGGACGCCGTATATTTGGGGCTCTACTCCCCCGTAAGAAACGAGGTAAAAACTGATAATATCTTTGATTTTGCAAAAGGCCTGGGAAAAAGGGTGGGATTCCCGATAACTTCGAAGTCTATCGGGAGGCTCCTCTTCTTTGAGGTCGAAGCCTTGGAGGAGCTTTCCGTAGGCACATTTGGCATAAATGAGCCGCCCTCTTTGAAAAAAAGTTTTATCTCCCTCGATAAAATTGACCTTCTGATAATCCCCGGAGTCGTATTTGATGAGAGGGGCCATCGGGTGGGATACGGGGGAGGCTATTACGACAGGCTGACCGGAGAAAACGATTTAAGAGCAGTGAAGGCGGCGCTTGCATTTGATATGCAGATTGTAGAAAACCTCCCGGCCGAGCCTCACGATAAAAAAGTGGACTATATTATCACCGAAAGTCGGATGATAAAATGTTTATAA
- the ftsY gene encoding signal recognition particle-docking protein FtsY → MSKGSFVSRLAKGLSGTRKRFAEGVDLLTAEHEKLSDDTFDKIEEILLTSDIGVKLTETIIDDISGWAKKNKPTKSGLIEELNSLLLLILDGSEGELIESAKPPTVVLVVGVNGTGKTTTIAKIANRLLSEGKSVLLAAGDTFRDAAIEQLILWGEKVGVQVISQDRGSDPASVAFDALERAKAKEVDYIFVDTAGRLHTKYNLMEELKKIKRVLQKGVPDAPHETLLVLDASIGQNNIVQARKFSEEIGITGIALTKLDGTAKGGAIFPLFDELKIPIKYVGVGEGVDDLDRFEPDKFVAALLSED, encoded by the coding sequence ATGTCTAAAGGTAGCTTTGTCTCCCGTCTTGCCAAGGGTTTGAGCGGTACGCGAAAGAGATTTGCCGAGGGCGTGGACCTGTTGACCGCGGAGCACGAAAAGTTAAGCGACGATACTTTTGACAAGATCGAGGAGATCCTTCTGACGTCTGACATCGGAGTGAAGCTTACGGAGACCATCATCGATGATATATCCGGATGGGCCAAAAAAAACAAACCCACCAAATCGGGACTTATCGAAGAGCTTAACAGTCTGCTCCTCTTAATCCTTGACGGATCCGAAGGGGAATTGATCGAAAGCGCAAAACCGCCCACGGTCGTCCTTGTTGTGGGGGTAAACGGGACGGGCAAGACCACCACCATCGCAAAAATAGCGAACCGGCTGTTGTCCGAGGGGAAAAGCGTCCTTCTGGCCGCAGGGGACACCTTCCGCGATGCCGCCATAGAGCAGTTGATCCTGTGGGGAGAGAAGGTGGGCGTTCAGGTCATATCGCAGGATCGCGGCTCGGATCCCGCGTCTGTTGCCTTCGATGCCCTCGAGAGGGCAAAGGCGAAGGAAGTCGACTATATCTTCGTGGACACGGCCGGAAGGCTTCACACGAAATACAATCTGATGGAGGAGCTCAAGAAGATAAAGAGGGTCCTCCAAAAGGGAGTGCCGGACGCCCCCCACGAGACACTCTTGGTCTTGGACGCATCCATCGGGCAAAACAACATCGTCCAGGCAAGGAAGTTCTCGGAGGAAATCGGGATTACCGGAATAGCGCTGACGAAGCTTGACGGGACCGCCAAGGGGGGGGCGATCTTTCCCCTCTTCGATGAGCTCAAGATACCCATTAAGTACGTGGGTGTCGGAGAGGGGGTGGATGACCTGGATCGATTCGAGCCGGACAAATTTGTCGCCGCGCTTCTGAGCGAAGATTAG
- a CDS encoding tyrosine--tRNA ligase, with translation MNYNLNEQMDLILRGTVEIISEEEMEKKVTGAIKSKKPLIVKAGFDPTAPDLHLGHTVLIQKLKHFQELGHTAVFLIGDFTGMIGDPSGRSDTREQLTREVLLKNAETYKEQVFKILDEKKTVIEFNSNWMRKMSAEGLIELAAQQTVARMLEREDFNNRFKSNKPISIHEFLYPLVQGYDSVALKADVELGGTDQIFNLFVGRDLQRHFGQEPQVVITVPILVGTDGVKKMGKSNDNYIGITEPAKEIFGKVMSLSDELMLEYYELLSDITTAEFRAMKEEMKKGTKNPKEAKEALALELAARFWGKEEADNALEEFGRVFAKGEVPTDVPEGECVIEKMAEKKAVAQDGLWIPRVLTDLKLTTSTTKAKQMIKDGAVSMDGEKLEGENRDIKPGETHLFKVGRLKFMRISFL, from the coding sequence ATGAACTACAATCTTAATGAACAGATGGACTTGATACTGAGAGGGACGGTCGAGATTATCTCGGAAGAGGAGATGGAAAAGAAGGTAACGGGAGCCATTAAGAGCAAGAAGCCCCTGATTGTCAAGGCGGGGTTCGACCCCACTGCGCCTGACCTCCACCTCGGGCACACGGTCCTGATCCAGAAGCTGAAACACTTCCAGGAGCTCGGGCACACGGCCGTGTTTCTCATCGGCGACTTCACCGGCATGATAGGAGACCCCTCCGGCAGATCAGACACCAGGGAGCAGCTTACCCGGGAGGTGCTTTTGAAGAACGCCGAGACCTACAAGGAGCAGGTTTTCAAGATACTCGACGAGAAAAAGACGGTCATCGAGTTCAACTCCAACTGGATGCGCAAGATGAGCGCGGAGGGGCTTATCGAGCTTGCGGCCCAGCAGACCGTTGCGAGGATGCTCGAGCGGGAGGACTTCAATAACCGCTTCAAGAGCAACAAGCCCATATCTATTCACGAGTTTCTATATCCCCTCGTTCAGGGGTACGACTCCGTGGCGCTGAAGGCCGACGTGGAGCTGGGCGGCACCGATCAGATATTCAACCTCTTCGTCGGGCGTGACCTCCAGAGGCATTTCGGCCAAGAGCCGCAGGTTGTCATAACGGTTCCCATCCTCGTGGGCACGGACGGCGTCAAGAAGATGGGAAAGTCAAACGATAACTACATCGGTATTACGGAGCCGGCAAAGGAGATATTCGGAAAGGTGATGAGCCTTTCCGATGAGCTTATGCTGGAATATTATGAGCTCCTTTCGGATATTACCACGGCCGAATTCAGGGCTATGAAAGAGGAGATGAAAAAGGGCACGAAAAATCCGAAGGAGGCAAAGGAGGCGCTCGCCCTGGAGCTGGCGGCCCGTTTCTGGGGAAAGGAGGAGGCGGACAACGCCCTCGAGGAGTTCGGCAGGGTCTTCGCCAAGGGGGAGGTCCCCACGGATGTTCCCGAGGGGGAGTGTGTAATCGAGAAGATGGCTGAAAAAAAAGCCGTGGCTCAAGACGGCCTTTGGATTCCAAGGGTGCTGACGGACCTCAAACTTACGACCTCCACCACCAAGGCGAAGCAGATGATAAAAGACGGGGCGGTCAGCATGGACGGTGAGAAGCTCGAAGGGGAGAATAGGGATATAAAACCGGGGGAGACCCACCTCTTCAAGGTCGGCAGGCTGAAGTTTATGAGAATCTCCTTTCTTTAG
- a CDS encoding SDR family oxidoreductase codes for MVKSGSDGFNKKRVLVTGASMGIGFAIARFLAKRGDGGEFSVVGTTRNISKLSKGLAKDCPFRFVSMDVTDNHSVKKGLVDAIDIMGGIDVLVNNAGISHLGPFEEMPDDQGRAIFETNFFGIVNTIRAVLPEMRKTGGGLIINVGSLAGVVGIPFQSFYASSKFALEGLTESIRMELFHQNIGVVLVEPGDIKTDIASHHLITEAKTDQYTKPYKNVVDVVRGNVKNAGPPEDVARVVYKVIKTRSPRIRYPAGKGAVSSYIALKLVPQRLREYILKGYYNLKKI; via the coding sequence ATGGTCAAAAGCGGTTCAGACGGTTTCAATAAAAAACGTGTTCTCGTCACAGGGGCTTCGATGGGGATAGGCTTCGCCATCGCCCGATTCTTGGCTAAGAGGGGAGACGGGGGCGAGTTTTCGGTCGTGGGCACTACGAGAAATATATCGAAGCTCTCCAAAGGACTCGCGAAAGATTGTCCCTTCAGGTTCGTCTCAATGGATGTTACGGATAACCACTCCGTCAAAAAGGGGCTGGTGGACGCGATAGATATCATGGGGGGGATAGACGTCCTCGTAAACAATGCCGGCATAAGCCACCTCGGCCCCTTCGAGGAGATGCCGGACGACCAGGGGAGGGCGATATTCGAGACGAACTTCTTCGGGATAGTGAACACGATCAGGGCGGTCTTGCCGGAGATGCGAAAAACCGGGGGCGGGCTCATCATCAACGTGGGGTCTCTGGCGGGAGTCGTGGGGATACCGTTCCAGTCCTTCTACGCCTCATCGAAGTTCGCCCTCGAGGGACTGACGGAGTCGATCAGGATGGAGCTTTTCCACCAGAATATCGGGGTCGTCCTCGTGGAGCCGGGGGACATCAAGACCGACATCGCCTCCCACCACCTCATAACAGAGGCGAAGACGGACCAGTACACCAAGCCGTACAAAAATGTCGTCGACGTGGTGAGGGGAAATGTGAAGAACGCCGGCCCCCCGGAGGACGTGGCGAGGGTGGTCTATAAAGTAATAAAGACGAGGTCTCCCCGAATCAGGTACCCGGCGGGGAAGGGGGCGGTGTCATCCTACATTGCGCTTAAGCTCGTTCCCCAGCGGCTCAGGGAGTACATCCTCAAGGGATACTACAACCTGAAAAAGATTTGA
- a CDS encoding TIGR00282 family metallophosphoesterase: MFKNGGKETALKVIFFGDIIGKPGRRGLKSTIVGLLEKYGCDLVIANCENAAGGFGLTVDTAEELFDAGVDVLTSGNHIWDKREIFDYIERNPKLLRPDNYPKSTPGSGYININTRGGTEVCVMNLVGRIYMGYFDDPFSRAEEILSDVKTPITILDFHGEDTREKVSLAHFLDGRISAVIGTHTHIQTADERILPGGTAYITDAGMTGPRDSVIGVKKERALARFLTSIPQRFETAKGGVEAQGVVVEIDKKSGKSLNIERFSEKYPKKESDELQS, encoded by the coding sequence ATGTTTAAAAACGGTGGGAAAGAAACCGCTTTAAAAGTAATCTTTTTCGGGGACATTATCGGGAAGCCCGGGAGGAGGGGGCTGAAGTCCACTATTGTTGGGCTTTTGGAGAAGTACGGCTGTGACCTCGTTATCGCGAATTGCGAGAACGCCGCCGGCGGGTTCGGGCTGACCGTGGATACCGCCGAGGAGCTCTTTGATGCCGGGGTCGATGTCCTGACCAGCGGAAATCATATCTGGGACAAGCGGGAGATATTTGACTACATTGAGAGAAACCCGAAACTCCTGAGGCCAGATAACTATCCGAAATCCACCCCGGGCAGTGGATATATAAATATAAATACGAGGGGCGGGACGGAAGTTTGTGTAATGAATCTCGTGGGAAGGATTTATATGGGATATTTTGACGACCCCTTTTCGAGGGCGGAGGAGATTCTTTCGGATGTCAAAACGCCGATTACCATCCTCGATTTTCACGGCGAGGACACCAGGGAGAAGGTATCCCTGGCCCATTTCCTGGATGGGAGGATAAGCGCGGTAATAGGCACCCACACCCACATCCAGACGGCGGACGAGCGCATCCTCCCCGGCGGCACGGCTTATATAACGGATGCCGGGATGACGGGCCCGAGGGACTCCGTTATAGGAGTCAAGAAAGAGCGGGCGTTGGCCCGTTTTCTTACGTCCATTCCCCAGAGGTTCGAGACGGCCAAGGGAGGAGTCGAGGCCCAGGGGGTTGTGGTGGAGATAGACAAAAAAAGCGGGAAGAGCTTAAATATTGAAAGATTCAGTGAAAAATATCCAAAGAAGGAGAGCGATGAACTACAATCTTAA
- a CDS encoding DUF72 domain-containing protein: MDIRIGTSGFSFDDWVGPVYPVGLNKREWLRFYEEELGLKAVEINYTYYAMPSAKTLSSMSDKTSGDFSFVVKAHRSMTHDLWGDKKREEMAENSGAFERFNASLFPLIDEGKLTCVLAQFPYSFHNRGENLDYLKRFRERMGDIPTVIEFRNRNWHGEEAIDFLRRNGLGYCVVDEPKIRGLMPFNPVATTDLAYVRLHGRNKNWYNAPLEVRYDYLYSKDELAELLEDIVNLAMKATTTMVFFNNCHAGSAAKNAIELAKTLLNGE; this comes from the coding sequence ATGGATATAAGGATCGGGACGAGCGGCTTCTCCTTTGACGACTGGGTCGGCCCCGTCTATCCCGTTGGTCTTAACAAGCGGGAGTGGCTCAGGTTCTACGAGGAGGAGCTCGGCCTCAAGGCGGTCGAGATAAACTACACTTATTACGCCATGCCCTCGGCAAAAACCTTATCCTCGATGAGCGACAAGACATCCGGCGACTTCAGCTTTGTGGTGAAGGCGCACCGGTCGATGACCCACGACCTCTGGGGCGACAAGAAGAGGGAGGAGATGGCCGAAAACTCCGGGGCGTTCGAGAGGTTCAACGCCTCCCTCTTCCCGCTGATAGACGAGGGAAAGCTCACCTGTGTCCTGGCGCAGTTTCCCTACTCCTTTCACAACAGGGGAGAAAACCTCGATTACCTCAAGAGATTCAGGGAGAGAATGGGGGATATACCGACGGTCATCGAGTTCAGGAACAGAAACTGGCACGGGGAGGAGGCGATCGATTTTTTGAGGAGGAACGGCCTTGGCTACTGCGTCGTGGACGAGCCGAAGATAAGGGGCCTTATGCCATTCAATCCCGTGGCAACCACGGACCTCGCCTACGTTCGGCTCCACGGCAGGAACAAAAACTGGTACAACGCCCCCCTCGAGGTGCGATACGACTACCTCTACTCGAAAGACGAGCTGGCAGAGCTCCTGGAGGACATCGTGAATCTCGCCATGAAGGCGACGACGACGATGGTCTTTTTCAACAACTGCCACGCTGGCTCCGCCGCCAAAAACGCCATAGAGCTTGCGAAGACGCTTCTTAACGGGGAGTGA
- the rny gene encoding ribonuclease Y: MSAEIILAVSSGLVMGVLIGFWLKRILSNKRIESAEDTAAKIIDEAHRSADSIKKEASLSAKDTLYQMKHDFEMETKEKRNNLSSMERRLVSKEENIDRKIEQLDKKEVELSKRDRSLSLQIKTAEEKEKELEELVEKQKKTLEDISGITREAAKQELVKLIEDDAKHEAAKSLRKIEEELSENADKKSVEIMSTAIQRYAGEFVTERTVSIVTLPNEEMKGRIIGREGRNIRAIEAATGVDLVIDDTPEAVILSSHNPVRREIARISLEKLITDGRIHPARIEEIVKKVTEELETKIREAGEQACFDLGLHGLHPELVKLIGRLKYRTSFAQNVYQHSLEVAFIMGVMAAELKLNIRQAKRAGLLHDIGKAVDHEVEGPHAVIGADLARRYGESHRIVHSIAAHHNDEKPETPLAVLVQAADTLSAARPGARKEMLETYVRRLNDLEKIAKSFNGISKSYAIQAGRELRIIVTSDQVTDEDSLIMSRDIAKKIEEELTYPGQIKVTVIRETRAVEYAR, encoded by the coding sequence TTGTCAGCAGAAATTATACTTGCGGTGAGTTCTGGATTGGTCATGGGAGTGCTTATAGGCTTCTGGCTGAAGAGGATTCTATCGAATAAGAGGATCGAATCCGCGGAAGATACCGCCGCAAAGATCATTGATGAAGCTCACCGTAGTGCGGATTCAATAAAGAAGGAGGCCTCACTATCGGCAAAGGACACGCTTTACCAGATGAAGCATGACTTTGAGATGGAGACGAAGGAGAAGAGAAATAACCTGAGCTCCATGGAGAGGAGACTGGTCTCGAAGGAAGAAAATATCGACAGGAAGATAGAGCAGCTGGATAAAAAAGAGGTGGAGCTTTCAAAGAGGGATAGGAGTCTCTCTCTTCAGATAAAAACTGCCGAGGAGAAAGAAAAGGAATTAGAGGAACTCGTCGAGAAACAGAAAAAAACCCTCGAGGATATAAGCGGCATTACCAGAGAGGCCGCAAAGCAGGAACTGGTCAAGCTTATAGAGGACGACGCAAAACACGAAGCGGCAAAAAGCCTCAGGAAGATAGAGGAGGAGCTGAGTGAAAACGCCGACAAAAAGTCGGTCGAGATAATGTCTACCGCCATACAGCGCTATGCGGGGGAATTTGTAACCGAAAGGACGGTGTCGATCGTAACGCTACCCAACGAAGAGATGAAGGGCAGAATCATCGGGAGGGAGGGGAGGAACATACGCGCCATAGAGGCGGCCACCGGCGTAGACCTCGTTATCGACGATACACCGGAGGCGGTTATCCTGTCTTCCCACAATCCCGTTCGCAGGGAAATTGCCAGGATCTCCCTTGAAAAGCTCATCACGGACGGCCGCATCCATCCGGCCAGGATAGAGGAGATCGTAAAGAAGGTGACGGAGGAACTGGAGACCAAGATAAGGGAGGCCGGAGAACAGGCCTGTTTCGATCTTGGACTTCACGGCCTCCATCCCGAGCTGGTCAAGCTTATAGGCAGGCTCAAGTACAGGACCAGCTTCGCCCAGAACGTCTATCAACATTCCCTCGAGGTCGCCTTTATAATGGGTGTTATGGCGGCGGAATTGAAGCTCAATATCAGACAGGCCAAGAGGGCGGGACTGCTCCACGACATCGGAAAGGCGGTGGATCATGAGGTGGAGGGCCCCCATGCCGTCATCGGGGCGGACCTGGCAAGGCGTTACGGCGAATCCCACCGGATAGTGCACTCCATCGCGGCGCACCATAACGACGAGAAGCCGGAGACTCCGTTGGCGGTCCTCGTGCAGGCCGCGGACACGCTCTCGGCGGCGAGGCCCGGGGCCAGAAAGGAGATGCTGGAGACGTACGTGAGACGCTTGAACGATCTGGAGAAGATCGCAAAGTCGTTTAACGGAATATCGAAGTCCTACGCGATTCAGGCGGGAAGGGAGCTTCGCATTATAGTGACCAGCGATCAGGTGACGGACGAGGATTCACTGATAATGTCAAGGGACATCGCCAAGAAGATCGAAGAGGAGCTCACCTATCCGGGCCAGATCAAGGTAACCGTGATAAGAGAGACCAGAGCCGTAGAATATGCAAGATAA
- a CDS encoding alpha/beta fold hydrolase: protein MKKLLGVILILILALAVALGVNYAVQELKAPVPAVDLVDYGSFTNVDGINLHVRVEGLENSNKTPIILIHGFTASLYTWRFNIEDLGKKFPVYALDLPGFGYSDKPKDFQYDLDGYADFIVKFMDAMKIKKAILVGNSMGGGIAMKTALNHPDRVAKLVLIDSVGYAEVKRRFLVFALMGYPVVGEVLMSLNHRSVLEHSLKGGPYYDNSFVTDDVVDSYYNVYKTEYARKVPLIVMRNLLKNYPFKEGEIKNIAAPTLVIWGSNDRLISVDVVENFTRDIKGSSAVVFPETGHMPQEEKADLVNGLITNFANE, encoded by the coding sequence ATGAAAAAATTATTGGGAGTTATCTTGATTCTAATCTTGGCCCTGGCCGTTGCCCTCGGCGTAAACTACGCCGTGCAGGAATTAAAGGCCCCGGTGCCGGCGGTCGACCTTGTCGACTACGGCTCCTTCACCAACGTCGACGGGATTAACCTCCACGTCCGGGTCGAGGGGCTTGAAAACAGCAATAAGACGCCTATCATTCTGATTCACGGATTTACGGCGAGCCTCTACACCTGGAGGTTCAACATTGAGGATTTAGGAAAGAAGTTTCCGGTATACGCCCTCGACCTGCCCGGCTTCGGCTACAGCGACAAGCCTAAGGACTTTCAGTACGACCTCGACGGCTACGCCGATTTCATTGTCAAGTTCATGGACGCCATGAAGATCAAAAAGGCTATACTTGTCGGGAACTCGATGGGAGGGGGGATCGCCATGAAGACGGCGCTCAATCATCCGGACAGGGTGGCAAAGCTCGTGCTCATCGATTCTGTAGGATACGCCGAAGTCAAGAGGCGGTTTCTGGTCTTTGCCCTGATGGGATATCCGGTTGTGGGCGAGGTCCTCATGTCCCTCAACCATCGCTCGGTACTGGAGCATTCCCTGAAGGGAGGGCCTTACTACGACAACTCCTTTGTGACCGACGACGTAGTGGACTCCTACTACAACGTCTACAAGACCGAGTACGCCAGAAAGGTCCCACTTATTGTAATGAGAAACCTCTTAAAGAACTACCCCTTTAAGGAGGGGGAGATCAAAAACATCGCGGCGCCGACCCTTGTTATCTGGGGGTCAAATGACAGGCTTATCTCCGTCGACGTCGTCGAGAACTTCACCCGGGATATCAAGGGTTCCAGCGCCGTCGTATTCCCAGAGACGGGACACATGCCCCAGGAGGAGAAGGCTGATCTGGTAAACGGTCTAATCACAAACTTCGCCAACGAATAA